The following are encoded together in the Equus quagga isolate Etosha38 chromosome 1, UCLA_HA_Equagga_1.0, whole genome shotgun sequence genome:
- the CX3CR1 gene encoding CX3C chemokine receptor 1 isoform X1, which translates to MALTMPTHFPEPISDYFQYDESAEACNMEDIVAFGTAFLSVVYSLVFVFGLVGNLLVIFSLSNSQKRKSITDIYLLNLALSDLLFVATLPFWTHYLRSEQGFHNAVCKLTTAFFFIGFFGGIFFITIISIDRYLAIVLAANSMNNRTVTHGVTISLGVWAAAILVAAPQFMFTKQKENECLGDYPEVLQDIWPVLRNVEANVLGFLLPLLILIYCYFRIMRTLFSCKNRKKAKAIKLILLVVIVFFLFWTPYNIMIFLETLNLYDFFPDCDMKRDLKLAIGVTETIAFIHCCLNPIIYAFAGEKFRRYLSHLYRKCLAVLCCYSVDTGFSRPESQTGRRESILSSNFTHYTSDGEVSLHV; encoded by the exons G GCCCTCACCATGCCCACCCACTTCCCTGAGCCAATCTCGGACTATTTTCAGTACGATGAGTCTGCAGAAGCCTGTAACATGGAGGACATCGTGGCCTTTGGGACTGCCTTCCTGTCCGTGGTCTACTCCCTTGTCTTTGTGTTCGGCCTGGTGGGAAATTTGCTGGTGATCTTTTCCCTCAGCAACAGCCAGAAGCGCAAGAGCATCACCGACATTTACCTCCTGAACCTGGCCTTGTCCGATCTGCTTTTTGTAGCCACTTTGCCCTTCTGGACTCACTATCTGAGAAGTGAACAAGGCTTTCACAATGCCGTGTGCAAACTCACCACTGCCTTCTTCTTCATCGGGTTTTTTGGAGGCATCttcttcatcaccatcatcagcatCGATAGGTACCTGGCCATTGTCCTGGCCGCCAACTCCATGAACAACCGGACTGTGACGCACGGCGTCACCATCAGCCTGGGCGTCTGGGCAGCAGCCATCTTGGTGGCAGCACCCCAGTTCATgttcacaaaacaaaaagaaaatgaatgcctTGGTGACTACCCCGAGGTCCTGCAGGACATCTGGCCCGTGCTCCGCAATGTAGAAGCAAATGTTCTTGGCTTCCTGCTCCCGCTGCTCATTTTGATCTACTGTTACTTCAGAATCATGCGGACGCTGTTCTCCTGCAAGAACCGCAAGAAAGCTAAAGCTATTAAACTGATCCTTCTGGTGGTCATCgtatttttcctcttctggacaCCCTACAACATCATGATTTTCTTAGAGACGCTCAATCTCTACGACTTCTTTCCGGATTGTGACATGAAAAGGGATCTGAAATTGGCCATCGGTGTGACCGAGACAATAGCATTTATCCACTGTTGCCTCAATCCCATTATCTATGCCTTTGCTGGAGAGAAGTTCAGAAGATACCTTTCCCACCTGTACAGGAAATGCCTGGCTGTCCTGTGCTGTTATTCTGTCGACACCGGTTTCTCCCGGCCTGAGTCACAAACGGGCAGGCGGGAAAGCATTCTGAGCAGCAATTTTACCCACTACACCAGTGATGGAGAGGTGTCCCTCCATGTCTGA
- the CX3CR1 gene encoding CX3C chemokine receptor 1 isoform X2 encodes MPTHFPEPISDYFQYDESAEACNMEDIVAFGTAFLSVVYSLVFVFGLVGNLLVIFSLSNSQKRKSITDIYLLNLALSDLLFVATLPFWTHYLRSEQGFHNAVCKLTTAFFFIGFFGGIFFITIISIDRYLAIVLAANSMNNRTVTHGVTISLGVWAAAILVAAPQFMFTKQKENECLGDYPEVLQDIWPVLRNVEANVLGFLLPLLILIYCYFRIMRTLFSCKNRKKAKAIKLILLVVIVFFLFWTPYNIMIFLETLNLYDFFPDCDMKRDLKLAIGVTETIAFIHCCLNPIIYAFAGEKFRRYLSHLYRKCLAVLCCYSVDTGFSRPESQTGRRESILSSNFTHYTSDGEVSLHV; translated from the coding sequence ATGCCCACCCACTTCCCTGAGCCAATCTCGGACTATTTTCAGTACGATGAGTCTGCAGAAGCCTGTAACATGGAGGACATCGTGGCCTTTGGGACTGCCTTCCTGTCCGTGGTCTACTCCCTTGTCTTTGTGTTCGGCCTGGTGGGAAATTTGCTGGTGATCTTTTCCCTCAGCAACAGCCAGAAGCGCAAGAGCATCACCGACATTTACCTCCTGAACCTGGCCTTGTCCGATCTGCTTTTTGTAGCCACTTTGCCCTTCTGGACTCACTATCTGAGAAGTGAACAAGGCTTTCACAATGCCGTGTGCAAACTCACCACTGCCTTCTTCTTCATCGGGTTTTTTGGAGGCATCttcttcatcaccatcatcagcatCGATAGGTACCTGGCCATTGTCCTGGCCGCCAACTCCATGAACAACCGGACTGTGACGCACGGCGTCACCATCAGCCTGGGCGTCTGGGCAGCAGCCATCTTGGTGGCAGCACCCCAGTTCATgttcacaaaacaaaaagaaaatgaatgcctTGGTGACTACCCCGAGGTCCTGCAGGACATCTGGCCCGTGCTCCGCAATGTAGAAGCAAATGTTCTTGGCTTCCTGCTCCCGCTGCTCATTTTGATCTACTGTTACTTCAGAATCATGCGGACGCTGTTCTCCTGCAAGAACCGCAAGAAAGCTAAAGCTATTAAACTGATCCTTCTGGTGGTCATCgtatttttcctcttctggacaCCCTACAACATCATGATTTTCTTAGAGACGCTCAATCTCTACGACTTCTTTCCGGATTGTGACATGAAAAGGGATCTGAAATTGGCCATCGGTGTGACCGAGACAATAGCATTTATCCACTGTTGCCTCAATCCCATTATCTATGCCTTTGCTGGAGAGAAGTTCAGAAGATACCTTTCCCACCTGTACAGGAAATGCCTGGCTGTCCTGTGCTGTTATTCTGTCGACACCGGTTTCTCCCGGCCTGAGTCACAAACGGGCAGGCGGGAAAGCATTCTGAGCAGCAATTTTACCCACTACACCAGTGATGGAGAGGTGTCCCTCCATGTCTGA